One Glycine max cultivar Williams 82 chromosome 8, Glycine_max_v4.0, whole genome shotgun sequence genomic window, TGACCAAACCTGGTCCTTAGGCTTCACAAGCATTTGATAGTGTTTTCTCAACTCAGGAGTGCTGCATAGGAAGTTGTTGTCAATAttaatgctggggcaacatggtCTTTTACTTCTATTGATTAGCCTTGTGATGAACTCAGGCATGACCTTTATCAACACCCTTCCATTGGAACCTTTCAAGTACTCAAAAGTACACTCCCCAAATTTGATGGTGGACTTGTTATTAGTGTGTGATCCCAAGGACAAGAGTGAAGACACAGATAGGGTTTTGCATGTGATCAAGCTATCAATTGGGAGAACAAAATAGGCTTCACCTTGAATGAGCTCATCCTCTAAGGCTAAAGCAGGAATTGGGTGTCCAATGAAGAAAGAATCTGCATGGCAAACTACCTTGTTTGGGAACTCAAACATGATCTCACTAGCAATGTGCTTACCCTTTAGAGATCTCATGGTGCCATCCCAAAAAATAAGTTTCGACGACGACGATAAGGATGAATTCTTTGGATGAAAGCATGGAGTCACGGCTGCATTCCCCATTCTA contains:
- the LOC100526894 gene encoding uncharacterized protein LOC100526894 — encoded protein: MGNAAVTPCFHPKNSSLSSSSKLIFWDGTMRSLKGKHIASEIMFEFPNKVVCHADSFFIGHPIPALALEDELIQGEAYFVLPIDSLITCKTLSVSSLLSLGSHTNNKSTIKFGECTFEYLKGSNGRVLIKVMPEFITRLINRSKRPCCPSINIDNNFLCSTPELRKHYQMLVKPKDQVWSPKLETISEYKVKFSPCRFIGLERKEKEKAEVFIY